The following proteins come from a genomic window of Thiothrix winogradskyi:
- a CDS encoding virulence RhuM family protein, with protein sequence MIPDFLLYQTPDGQTRLEVRLQDETVWLSLTDMSDLFQRDKSVISRHIRNIFAEGELTQEATVAKFATVQAEGSRDVQREIEHFNLDVIISVGYRVKSHRGTQFRIWATQRLREYLVKGFTLDDERLKRGGGGNYFDELLARIRDIRSAERVFWRKVLDIYATSIDYDPKTEVSQQFFASVQNKMHWAAHGHTAAEIIHTRANADQPNMGMTTWTGQKPTKAETIIAKNYLTTDELDVLNRIVTAYLELAELQALNRTPMYMKDWAARLDDFLRLTGRELLDNAGTISHQQALQKAEQEYAKYRQALLSEPQPIDRDFEQAVKHLPKP encoded by the coding sequence ATGATACCTGATTTCCTCCTCTACCAAACCCCCGACGGACAAACTCGCCTCGAAGTTCGCCTGCAAGACGAAACCGTGTGGCTTTCCCTCACCGACATGAGCGACCTGTTCCAACGCGACAAGTCGGTGATTTCCCGCCACATCCGCAACATCTTTGCAGAAGGCGAGCTGACGCAGGAGGCAACCGTTGCAAAATTTGCAACAGTTCAAGCCGAAGGCTCAAGGGATGTCCAACGTGAGATCGAGCACTTCAACCTCGACGTGATCATCTCCGTCGGTTATCGGGTAAAATCCCACCGGGGAACCCAGTTCCGTATCTGGGCAACCCAACGCCTGCGCGAATATCTGGTCAAGGGTTTCACACTGGACGACGAACGCCTCAAACGCGGCGGCGGTGGCAACTATTTCGACGAATTGCTTGCCCGCATCCGCGACATCCGTTCTGCCGAGCGCGTGTTCTGGCGCAAGGTGCTGGACATTTACGCTACCAGCATTGATTACGACCCGAAAACCGAGGTTTCCCAACAGTTCTTCGCCAGCGTGCAAAACAAGATGCACTGGGCAGCGCACGGGCACACCGCCGCCGAAATCATCCACACCCGCGCCAATGCCGACCAGCCCAATATGGGAATGACCACGTGGACAGGTCAAAAGCCCACCAAAGCGGAAACAATCATTGCCAAAAATTACCTGACAACCGACGAACTGGATGTGTTAAACCGCATCGTCACCGCCTATCTCGAACTCGCCGAATTACAGGCACTCAACCGCACCCCCATGTACATGAAAGACTGGGCAGCACGGCTGGATGATTTCCTGCGCCTGACCGGGCGTGAACTGCTGGACAACGCAGGAACGATTTCGCACCAACAAGCATTACAAAAAGCCGAGCAGGAGTACGCCAAATACCGCCAAGCATTGCTATCAGAGCCGCAACCCATTGACCGCGACTTTGAACAAGCCGTCAAACACCTTCCCAAGCCCTAA